ACTTACGGAAATACAAGCGTTTTCCGTGCTTTTCATAAGGAATTAAACGATCGTTAACTTTACAGTAAATTGTTTGGCGGGCAGGATGTTCAGGTAAGTAATCACAGAGCTGTTCAATAGTTAAAAGACTATCCTTTTCTGGCTCCGGATGGTGTTTTGTTGCCTTTTGAATTTCTTCCCGGATTATAGCCCTTAACTGGTCGGGGGTTGTAACTATTAAATCCATTATTAACCCTCCAACGCTTTAATGATTCTGCTTTCAGGATAATAAATCTTACTACCGATTCGACTTGCTATCAATTGGCCAGATTTGTTCCAGTTACGCAATGTGCTGAAACTTACGTTTAGTAGTTTTGCAGTTTCACGTCTGGTTAATATTTTTTCATTCATAACAAGCTGCTTTGA
Above is a window of Patescibacteria group bacterium DNA encoding:
- a CDS encoding helix-turn-helix domain-containing protein; this encodes MDLIVTTPDQLRAIIREEIQKATKHHPEPEKDSLLTIEQLCDYLPEHPARQTIYCKVNDRLIPYEKHGKRLYFRKSTINFWLSNGRQVQTNLSK